One Ananas comosus cultivar F153 linkage group 1, ASM154086v1, whole genome shotgun sequence DNA window includes the following coding sequences:
- the LOC109716271 gene encoding ubiquitin carboxyl-terminal hydrolase 12-like isoform X3, translating to MTMMTPPPTRDQQEDDEMLVPHQEIADGAQPMEVVAQTEAVSTAENQQAEEIPSTSFTWTIENFSRLNVKKHYSDIFIDGGYKWRVLIFPKGNNVDHLSMYLDVADSATLPYGWSRCAQFSLAVINQIQNRLTIRKDTQHQFNARESDWGFTSFMPLSDLYDPSRGYLLNDTLVVEAEVAVRRVIDYWTYDSRKETGYVGLKNQGATCYMNSLLQTLYHIPYFRKAVYHMPTTENDIPSGSIPLALQSLFYKLQYSDTSVSTKELTKSFGWDTYDSFMQHDAQELNRVLCEKLEDKMKGTVVEGTIQQLFEGHNINYIECINVDYKSSRKESFYDLQLDVKGCRDVYASFDKYVEVERLEGDNKYHAEQYGLQDARKGVLFIDFPPVLQLQLKRFEYDFMRDTMVKINDRYEFPLQLDLDRDNGKYLSPDADRTVRNVYTLHSVLVHSGGVHGGHYYAFIRPTLSDQWFKFDDERVTKEDTKRALEEQYGGEEELPQVNPGLNNTPFKFTKYSNAYMLVYIRECDKDKIICNVDEKDIAEHLRVRLKKEQEEKEQKKKEKAEAHLYTIIKVARDEDLVEQIGRVIFFDLVDHDKVRSFRIQKQIPFNTFKEEVAKEFGIPVQFQRFWLWAKRQNQTYRPNRPLSPQEEAQSVGQLREVSNKPNNAELKLFLEVEFGLDLRPLLPPDKTKEDILLFFKLYEPEKQELRYVGRLFVKALGKPTEILTKLNKMAGFSPSEEIELYEEIKFEPSVMCEHIDKRLTFRSSQLEDGDIICYQRSPLLESADRFWYPDVPSFLEYVHNRQVVHFRSLEKPKEDDFCLELSKLHTYDDVVERVAHQLGVDDPSKIRLTSHNCYSQQPKPQPIKYRGVEHLSDMLIHYNQTSDILYYEALDIPLPELQGLKTLKVAFHHATKDEVVIHSIRLPKNSTVGDVINELKSKVELSHPKAELRLLEVFYHKIYKIFPPSEKIENINDQYWTLRAEEIPEEEKSLGPHDRLIHVYHFMKDPNQNQMLQNFGEPFLFVIHESETLAEVKVRIQKKLHVPDEDFSKKRDVYGAWEQYLGLEHSDATPKRAYSANQNRHAFEKPVKIYN from the exons ATGACTATGATGACTCCACCCCCCACTCGAGAC CAGCAGGAGGACGACGAGATGCTGGTCCCACACCAGGAGATTGCTGACGGAGCGCAGCCCATGGAAG TGGTGGCTCAGACCGAAGCTGTTAGTACTGCCGAGAACCAGCAGGCGGAGGAAATTCCGTCGACCAGTTTCACGTGGACGATCGAGAATTTCTCCCGGTTGAACGTGAAGAAGCATTACTCTGACATCTTCATCGATGGAGGCTACAAATG GCGGGTCCTTATTTTCCCCAAGGGGAACAACGTAGATCACCTGTCGATGTACCTTGATGTTGCCGATTCAGCTACACTGCCTTATGGATGGAGCAGATGCGCCCAGTTCAGCCTGGCTGTGATTAATCAAATCCAGAACAGGCTTACAATAAGAAAAG ATACTCAGCACCAGTTTAATGCACGGGAAAGTGATTGGGGTTTCACATCTTTTATGCCTCTAAGCGATCTTTATGATCCGAGTAGAGGATATCTTCTGAATGATACTCTTGTGGTCGAAGCTGAGGTTGCCGTCCGTAGAGTGATTGATTACTGGACATATGACTCGAGGAAGGAGACGGGTTATGTTGGTCTCAAGAATCAAGGTGCTACTTGTTACATGAACTCTCTTCTCCAGACTTTGTACCATATTCCTTACTTTAGGAAG GCTGTGTATCATATGCCTACGACTGAGAACGATATACCGTCAGGGAGCATTCCTCTGGCCTTGCAGAGCCTTTTTTATAAACTTCAATATAGCGACACTAGTGTTTCTACGAAAGAGTTGACCAAATCGTTTGGATGGGATACATATGATTCTTTCATGCAGCATGATGCACAAGAACTCAATAGGGTTCTTTGTGAAAAATTGGAAGATAAGATGAAG GGAACTGTCGTGGAGGGAACAATTCAACAATTATTTGAAGGCCACAATATCAACTATATTGAGTGCATTAATGTGGACTACAAATCTAGCAGAAAGGAGTCATTTTATG ATCTACAGCTTGATGTCAAAGGCTGCCGGGATGTTTATGCTTCTTTTGATAAATATGTTGAAGTTGAGCGCCTTGAAGGAGACAACAAATATCATGCGGAGCAATACGGGTTACAG GATGCTAGGAAGGGTGTTCTCTTCATTGATTTTCCCCCTGTCTTGCAACTTCAACTGAAACGCTTTGAATACGATTTCATGCGAGATACCATGGTCAAA ATAAATGATCGCTATGAGTTTCCACTGCAACTTGACCTAGATAGAGATAATGGCAAATATCTTTCTCCAGATGCTGATAGAACCGTTCGCAACGTTTATACTTTGCACAG CGTTCTTGTTCATAGTGGTGGAGTGCATGGTGGACATTACTATGCTTTTATCCGACCAACTCTTTCTGATCAATG GTTTAAATTTGACGATGAGAGGGTAACAAAAGAAGATACCAAAAGGGCACTTGAAGAGCAGTATGGTGGTGAGGAAGAG TTACCGCAGGTTAACCCTGGCTTGAATAACACACCATTCAAGTTTACAAAGTATTCAAATGCATACATGCTTGTTTATATACGTGAGTGTGACAAGGACAAAATAATCTGTAATGTGGATGAGAAGGACATTGCTGAGCACCTAAGG GTAAGACTGAAAAAGgaacaagaagagaaagagcaaaagaaaaaagaaaaagctgaGGCTCACCTTTATACCATCATAAAG GTTGCCCGGGATGAGGATTTGGTGGAGCAGATTGGAAGAGTTATATTTTTTGACCTGGTAGACCATGATAAAGTTCGTAGCTTTCGTATACAGAAACAGATACCTTTTAATACTTTCAAG GAGGAAGTAGCCAAAGAGTTTGGCATCCCTGTGCAATTTCAGCGTTTCTGGTTGTGGGCTAAGCGGCAAAATCAGACATATCGTCCCAACAGGCCATTGAGTCCTCAGGAAGAGGCACAGTCT GTTGGACAACTAAGGGAGGTGTCAAATAAGCCAAACAATGCAGAGCTTAAGCTGTTCTTGGAAGTGGAATTTGGATTG GACTTACGACCTCTTCTACCACCTGATAAAACCAAGGAAGATATACTGCTGTTTTTCAAGCTTTATGAACCTGAGAAGCAAGAGCTTcg GTATGTGGGGAGACTCTTTGTGAAGGCATTGGGGAAGCCAACAGAAATTCTgacaaaattgaataaaatgGCTGGTTTTTCACCCAGTGAAGAAATAGAACTCTACGAG GAAATTAAGTTCGAGCCAAGTGTTATGTGTGAACACATCGATAAGAGACTTACTTTTCGTTCTAGCCAG CTTGAAGATGGtgatattatttgttatcaaaGATCTCCCTTACTAGAAAGTGCTGATCGATTTTGGTATCCTGATGTGCCATCTTTTTTGGAGTATGTTCACAATCGACAg GTTGTGCATTTCAGATCACTAGAGAAGCCAAAGGAGGATGATTTTTGTTTGGAACT GTCCAAGTTACATACTTACGATGATGTCGTAGAAAGAGTTGCTCATCAACTTGGTGTGGATGACCCATCAAAAATTCGACTTACATCTCATAACTGCTACTCTCAGCAACCTAAACCTCAACCCATCAAGTACAGGGGTGTAGAACATTTGTCAGACATGCTGATCCATTATAACCAG ACTTCTGATATACTGTACTATGAAGCACTGGACATTCCTCTGCCAGAATTGCAAGGTCTGAAAACACTGAAAGTTGCATTTCATCATGCTACAAAGGATGAG gtGGTAATTCATAGTATCAGACTTCCCAAAAATAGTACAGTTGGGGATGTGATTAATGAACTGAAATCAAAG GTTGAGCTTTCTCATCCTAAAGCTGAGCTCCGGTTGCTTGAGGTcttttatcataaaatatacaAG ATTTTTCCACCAAGTGAAAAAATTGAGAATATAAATGATCAGTATTGGACTTTGCGCGCAGAGGAG ATTCCGGAAGAAGAGAAAAGCCTTGGGCCTCATGATCGCTTAATTCATGTGTACCATTTCATGAAAGATCCTAATCAGAACCAAATG CTTCAGAACTTTGGGGAACCTTTCCTTTTTGTTATTCATGAAAGTGAGACTTTAGCAGAGGTAAAGGTGCGGATCCAGAAAAAACTCCATGTCCCGGATGAAGACTTCTCCAAG AAAAGAGATGTCTATGGTGCTTGGGAGCAGTACCTTGGATTAGAACACTCGGATGCCACTCCAAAAAGGGCTTACTCTGCAAATCAG AACCGTCACGCGTTTGAGAAGCCAGTGAAAATCTACAACTAG
- the LOC109716271 gene encoding ubiquitin carboxyl-terminal hydrolase 12-like isoform X2 has product MTMMTPPPTRDQEDDEMLVPHQEIADGAQPMEVVAQTEAVSTAENQQAEEIPSTSFTWTIENFSRLNVKKHYSDIFIDGGYKWRVLIFPKGNNVDHLSMYLDVADSATLPYGWSRCAQFSLAVINQIQNRLTIRKDTQHQFNARESDWGFTSFMPLSDLYDPSRGYLLNDTLVVEAEVAVRRVIDYWTYDSRKETGYVGLKNQGATCYMNSLLQTLYHIPYFRKAVYHMPTTENDIPSGSIPLALQSLFYKLQYSDTSVSTKELTKSFGWDTYDSFMQHDAQELNRVLCEKLEDKMKGTVVEGTIQQLFEGHNINYIECINVDYKSSRKESFYDLQLDVKGCRDVYASFDKYVEVERLEGDNKYHAEQYGLQDARKGVLFIDFPPVLQLQLKRFEYDFMRDTMVKINDRYEFPLQLDLDRDNGKYLSPDADRTVRNVYTLHSVLVHSGGVHGGHYYAFIRPTLSDQWFKFDDERVTKEDTKRALEEQYGGEEELPQVNPGLNNTPFKFTKYSNAYMLVYIRECDKDKIICNVDEKDIAEHLRVRLKKEQEEKEQKKKEKAEAHLYTIIKVARDEDLVEQIGRVIFFDLVDHDKVRSFRIQKQIPFNTFKEEVAKEFGIPVQFQRFWLWAKRQNQTYRPNRPLSPQEEAQSVGQLREVSNKPNNAELKLFLEVEFGLDLRPLLPPDKTKEDILLFFKLYEPEKQELRYVGRLFVKALGKPTEILTKLNKMAGFSPSEEIELYEEIKFEPSVMCEHIDKRLTFRSSQLEDGDIICYQRSPLLESADRFWYPDVPSFLEYVHNRQVVHFRSLEKPKEDDFCLELSKLHTYDDVVERVAHQLGVDDPSKIRLTSHNCYSQQPKPQPIKYRGVEHLSDMLIHYNQTSDILYYEALDIPLPELQGLKTLKVAFHHATKDEVVIHSIRLPKNSTVGDVINELKSKVELSHPKAELRLLEVFYHKIYKIFPPSEKIENINDQYWTLRAEEIPEEEKSLGPHDRLIHVYHFMKDPNQNQMLQNFGEPFLFVIHESETLAEVKVRIQKKLHVPDEDFSKWKFAFISMNRPDYLEDSDIVSTRFQKRDVYGAWEQYLGLEHSDATPKRAYSANQNRHAFEKPVKIYN; this is encoded by the exons ATGACTATGATGACTCCACCCCCCACTCGAGAC CAGGAGGACGACGAGATGCTGGTCCCACACCAGGAGATTGCTGACGGAGCGCAGCCCATGGAAG TGGTGGCTCAGACCGAAGCTGTTAGTACTGCCGAGAACCAGCAGGCGGAGGAAATTCCGTCGACCAGTTTCACGTGGACGATCGAGAATTTCTCCCGGTTGAACGTGAAGAAGCATTACTCTGACATCTTCATCGATGGAGGCTACAAATG GCGGGTCCTTATTTTCCCCAAGGGGAACAACGTAGATCACCTGTCGATGTACCTTGATGTTGCCGATTCAGCTACACTGCCTTATGGATGGAGCAGATGCGCCCAGTTCAGCCTGGCTGTGATTAATCAAATCCAGAACAGGCTTACAATAAGAAAAG ATACTCAGCACCAGTTTAATGCACGGGAAAGTGATTGGGGTTTCACATCTTTTATGCCTCTAAGCGATCTTTATGATCCGAGTAGAGGATATCTTCTGAATGATACTCTTGTGGTCGAAGCTGAGGTTGCCGTCCGTAGAGTGATTGATTACTGGACATATGACTCGAGGAAGGAGACGGGTTATGTTGGTCTCAAGAATCAAGGTGCTACTTGTTACATGAACTCTCTTCTCCAGACTTTGTACCATATTCCTTACTTTAGGAAG GCTGTGTATCATATGCCTACGACTGAGAACGATATACCGTCAGGGAGCATTCCTCTGGCCTTGCAGAGCCTTTTTTATAAACTTCAATATAGCGACACTAGTGTTTCTACGAAAGAGTTGACCAAATCGTTTGGATGGGATACATATGATTCTTTCATGCAGCATGATGCACAAGAACTCAATAGGGTTCTTTGTGAAAAATTGGAAGATAAGATGAAG GGAACTGTCGTGGAGGGAACAATTCAACAATTATTTGAAGGCCACAATATCAACTATATTGAGTGCATTAATGTGGACTACAAATCTAGCAGAAAGGAGTCATTTTATG ATCTACAGCTTGATGTCAAAGGCTGCCGGGATGTTTATGCTTCTTTTGATAAATATGTTGAAGTTGAGCGCCTTGAAGGAGACAACAAATATCATGCGGAGCAATACGGGTTACAG GATGCTAGGAAGGGTGTTCTCTTCATTGATTTTCCCCCTGTCTTGCAACTTCAACTGAAACGCTTTGAATACGATTTCATGCGAGATACCATGGTCAAA ATAAATGATCGCTATGAGTTTCCACTGCAACTTGACCTAGATAGAGATAATGGCAAATATCTTTCTCCAGATGCTGATAGAACCGTTCGCAACGTTTATACTTTGCACAG CGTTCTTGTTCATAGTGGTGGAGTGCATGGTGGACATTACTATGCTTTTATCCGACCAACTCTTTCTGATCAATG GTTTAAATTTGACGATGAGAGGGTAACAAAAGAAGATACCAAAAGGGCACTTGAAGAGCAGTATGGTGGTGAGGAAGAG TTACCGCAGGTTAACCCTGGCTTGAATAACACACCATTCAAGTTTACAAAGTATTCAAATGCATACATGCTTGTTTATATACGTGAGTGTGACAAGGACAAAATAATCTGTAATGTGGATGAGAAGGACATTGCTGAGCACCTAAGG GTAAGACTGAAAAAGgaacaagaagagaaagagcaaaagaaaaaagaaaaagctgaGGCTCACCTTTATACCATCATAAAG GTTGCCCGGGATGAGGATTTGGTGGAGCAGATTGGAAGAGTTATATTTTTTGACCTGGTAGACCATGATAAAGTTCGTAGCTTTCGTATACAGAAACAGATACCTTTTAATACTTTCAAG GAGGAAGTAGCCAAAGAGTTTGGCATCCCTGTGCAATTTCAGCGTTTCTGGTTGTGGGCTAAGCGGCAAAATCAGACATATCGTCCCAACAGGCCATTGAGTCCTCAGGAAGAGGCACAGTCT GTTGGACAACTAAGGGAGGTGTCAAATAAGCCAAACAATGCAGAGCTTAAGCTGTTCTTGGAAGTGGAATTTGGATTG GACTTACGACCTCTTCTACCACCTGATAAAACCAAGGAAGATATACTGCTGTTTTTCAAGCTTTATGAACCTGAGAAGCAAGAGCTTcg GTATGTGGGGAGACTCTTTGTGAAGGCATTGGGGAAGCCAACAGAAATTCTgacaaaattgaataaaatgGCTGGTTTTTCACCCAGTGAAGAAATAGAACTCTACGAG GAAATTAAGTTCGAGCCAAGTGTTATGTGTGAACACATCGATAAGAGACTTACTTTTCGTTCTAGCCAG CTTGAAGATGGtgatattatttgttatcaaaGATCTCCCTTACTAGAAAGTGCTGATCGATTTTGGTATCCTGATGTGCCATCTTTTTTGGAGTATGTTCACAATCGACAg GTTGTGCATTTCAGATCACTAGAGAAGCCAAAGGAGGATGATTTTTGTTTGGAACT GTCCAAGTTACATACTTACGATGATGTCGTAGAAAGAGTTGCTCATCAACTTGGTGTGGATGACCCATCAAAAATTCGACTTACATCTCATAACTGCTACTCTCAGCAACCTAAACCTCAACCCATCAAGTACAGGGGTGTAGAACATTTGTCAGACATGCTGATCCATTATAACCAG ACTTCTGATATACTGTACTATGAAGCACTGGACATTCCTCTGCCAGAATTGCAAGGTCTGAAAACACTGAAAGTTGCATTTCATCATGCTACAAAGGATGAG gtGGTAATTCATAGTATCAGACTTCCCAAAAATAGTACAGTTGGGGATGTGATTAATGAACTGAAATCAAAG GTTGAGCTTTCTCATCCTAAAGCTGAGCTCCGGTTGCTTGAGGTcttttatcataaaatatacaAG ATTTTTCCACCAAGTGAAAAAATTGAGAATATAAATGATCAGTATTGGACTTTGCGCGCAGAGGAG ATTCCGGAAGAAGAGAAAAGCCTTGGGCCTCATGATCGCTTAATTCATGTGTACCATTTCATGAAAGATCCTAATCAGAACCAAATG CTTCAGAACTTTGGGGAACCTTTCCTTTTTGTTATTCATGAAAGTGAGACTTTAGCAGAGGTAAAGGTGCGGATCCAGAAAAAACTCCATGTCCCGGATGAAGACTTCTCCAAG TGGAAATTTGCTTTTATATCAATGAACCGCCCTGATTACCTTGAGGATTCAGATATTGTGTCTACTCGCTTTCAG AAAAGAGATGTCTATGGTGCTTGGGAGCAGTACCTTGGATTAGAACACTCGGATGCCACTCCAAAAAGGGCTTACTCTGCAAATCAG AACCGTCACGCGTTTGAGAAGCCAGTGAAAATCTACAACTAG
- the LOC109716271 gene encoding ubiquitin carboxyl-terminal hydrolase 13-like isoform X4: protein MTRGRRRVMLVSRIKAVYHMPTTENDIPSGSIPLALQSLFYKLQYSDTSVSTKELTKSFGWDTYDSFMQHDAQELNRVLCEKLEDKMKGTVVEGTIQQLFEGHNINYIECINVDYKSSRKESFYDLQLDVKGCRDVYASFDKYVEVERLEGDNKYHAEQYGLQDARKGVLFIDFPPVLQLQLKRFEYDFMRDTMVKINDRYEFPLQLDLDRDNGKYLSPDADRTVRNVYTLHSVLVHSGGVHGGHYYAFIRPTLSDQWFKFDDERVTKEDTKRALEEQYGGEEELPQVNPGLNNTPFKFTKYSNAYMLVYIRECDKDKIICNVDEKDIAEHLRVRLKKEQEEKEQKKKEKAEAHLYTIIKVARDEDLVEQIGRVIFFDLVDHDKVRSFRIQKQIPFNTFKEEVAKEFGIPVQFQRFWLWAKRQNQTYRPNRPLSPQEEAQSVGQLREVSNKPNNAELKLFLEVEFGLDLRPLLPPDKTKEDILLFFKLYEPEKQELRYVGRLFVKALGKPTEILTKLNKMAGFSPSEEIELYEEIKFEPSVMCEHIDKRLTFRSSQLEDGDIICYQRSPLLESADRFWYPDVPSFLEYVHNRQVVHFRSLEKPKEDDFCLELSKLHTYDDVVERVAHQLGVDDPSKIRLTSHNCYSQQPKPQPIKYRGVEHLSDMLIHYNQTSDILYYEALDIPLPELQGLKTLKVAFHHATKDEVVIHSIRLPKNSTVGDVINELKSKVELSHPKAELRLLEVFYHKIYKIFPPSEKIENINDQYWTLRAEEIPEEEKSLGPHDRLIHVYHFMKDPNQNQMLQNFGEPFLFVIHESETLAEVKVRIQKKLHVPDEDFSKWKFAFISMNRPDYLEDSDIVSTRFQKRDVYGAWEQYLGLEHSDATPKRAYSANQNRHAFEKPVKIYN from the exons ATGACTCGAGGAAGGAGACGGGTTATGTTGGTCTCAAGAATCAAG GCTGTGTATCATATGCCTACGACTGAGAACGATATACCGTCAGGGAGCATTCCTCTGGCCTTGCAGAGCCTTTTTTATAAACTTCAATATAGCGACACTAGTGTTTCTACGAAAGAGTTGACCAAATCGTTTGGATGGGATACATATGATTCTTTCATGCAGCATGATGCACAAGAACTCAATAGGGTTCTTTGTGAAAAATTGGAAGATAAGATGAAG GGAACTGTCGTGGAGGGAACAATTCAACAATTATTTGAAGGCCACAATATCAACTATATTGAGTGCATTAATGTGGACTACAAATCTAGCAGAAAGGAGTCATTTTATG ATCTACAGCTTGATGTCAAAGGCTGCCGGGATGTTTATGCTTCTTTTGATAAATATGTTGAAGTTGAGCGCCTTGAAGGAGACAACAAATATCATGCGGAGCAATACGGGTTACAG GATGCTAGGAAGGGTGTTCTCTTCATTGATTTTCCCCCTGTCTTGCAACTTCAACTGAAACGCTTTGAATACGATTTCATGCGAGATACCATGGTCAAA ATAAATGATCGCTATGAGTTTCCACTGCAACTTGACCTAGATAGAGATAATGGCAAATATCTTTCTCCAGATGCTGATAGAACCGTTCGCAACGTTTATACTTTGCACAG CGTTCTTGTTCATAGTGGTGGAGTGCATGGTGGACATTACTATGCTTTTATCCGACCAACTCTTTCTGATCAATG GTTTAAATTTGACGATGAGAGGGTAACAAAAGAAGATACCAAAAGGGCACTTGAAGAGCAGTATGGTGGTGAGGAAGAG TTACCGCAGGTTAACCCTGGCTTGAATAACACACCATTCAAGTTTACAAAGTATTCAAATGCATACATGCTTGTTTATATACGTGAGTGTGACAAGGACAAAATAATCTGTAATGTGGATGAGAAGGACATTGCTGAGCACCTAAGG GTAAGACTGAAAAAGgaacaagaagagaaagagcaaaagaaaaaagaaaaagctgaGGCTCACCTTTATACCATCATAAAG GTTGCCCGGGATGAGGATTTGGTGGAGCAGATTGGAAGAGTTATATTTTTTGACCTGGTAGACCATGATAAAGTTCGTAGCTTTCGTATACAGAAACAGATACCTTTTAATACTTTCAAG GAGGAAGTAGCCAAAGAGTTTGGCATCCCTGTGCAATTTCAGCGTTTCTGGTTGTGGGCTAAGCGGCAAAATCAGACATATCGTCCCAACAGGCCATTGAGTCCTCAGGAAGAGGCACAGTCT GTTGGACAACTAAGGGAGGTGTCAAATAAGCCAAACAATGCAGAGCTTAAGCTGTTCTTGGAAGTGGAATTTGGATTG GACTTACGACCTCTTCTACCACCTGATAAAACCAAGGAAGATATACTGCTGTTTTTCAAGCTTTATGAACCTGAGAAGCAAGAGCTTcg GTATGTGGGGAGACTCTTTGTGAAGGCATTGGGGAAGCCAACAGAAATTCTgacaaaattgaataaaatgGCTGGTTTTTCACCCAGTGAAGAAATAGAACTCTACGAG GAAATTAAGTTCGAGCCAAGTGTTATGTGTGAACACATCGATAAGAGACTTACTTTTCGTTCTAGCCAG CTTGAAGATGGtgatattatttgttatcaaaGATCTCCCTTACTAGAAAGTGCTGATCGATTTTGGTATCCTGATGTGCCATCTTTTTTGGAGTATGTTCACAATCGACAg GTTGTGCATTTCAGATCACTAGAGAAGCCAAAGGAGGATGATTTTTGTTTGGAACT GTCCAAGTTACATACTTACGATGATGTCGTAGAAAGAGTTGCTCATCAACTTGGTGTGGATGACCCATCAAAAATTCGACTTACATCTCATAACTGCTACTCTCAGCAACCTAAACCTCAACCCATCAAGTACAGGGGTGTAGAACATTTGTCAGACATGCTGATCCATTATAACCAG ACTTCTGATATACTGTACTATGAAGCACTGGACATTCCTCTGCCAGAATTGCAAGGTCTGAAAACACTGAAAGTTGCATTTCATCATGCTACAAAGGATGAG gtGGTAATTCATAGTATCAGACTTCCCAAAAATAGTACAGTTGGGGATGTGATTAATGAACTGAAATCAAAG GTTGAGCTTTCTCATCCTAAAGCTGAGCTCCGGTTGCTTGAGGTcttttatcataaaatatacaAG ATTTTTCCACCAAGTGAAAAAATTGAGAATATAAATGATCAGTATTGGACTTTGCGCGCAGAGGAG ATTCCGGAAGAAGAGAAAAGCCTTGGGCCTCATGATCGCTTAATTCATGTGTACCATTTCATGAAAGATCCTAATCAGAACCAAATG CTTCAGAACTTTGGGGAACCTTTCCTTTTTGTTATTCATGAAAGTGAGACTTTAGCAGAGGTAAAGGTGCGGATCCAGAAAAAACTCCATGTCCCGGATGAAGACTTCTCCAAG TGGAAATTTGCTTTTATATCAATGAACCGCCCTGATTACCTTGAGGATTCAGATATTGTGTCTACTCGCTTTCAG AAAAGAGATGTCTATGGTGCTTGGGAGCAGTACCTTGGATTAGAACACTCGGATGCCACTCCAAAAAGGGCTTACTCTGCAAATCAG AACCGTCACGCGTTTGAGAAGCCAGTGAAAATCTACAACTAG